In Ktedonobacteraceae bacterium, a genomic segment contains:
- a CDS encoding AMP-binding protein, with the protein MSTNAFPPLSSWQANDPDPYLQHEQWTRQQLQEYQARAVRACREYAYAHSPFYQRFHRGLTDRPLQELPVLTKVMLMEHFDDIVTDRALHLQDIQDYLAHPGGQERFLNRYRVMVTSGSTGQPGVFLRGPAEGAVVSVGLSRFPTWAGVTPGSKVAVIGSTAPEHMSSQLPIAVNGQVLPRLHLSASDPVEVLVRQLNEWQPDLMAGYPSMMRVLADEQNQGRLHIAPRLLVSVSETLTEDTRRRLEQTWRTRLFNMYATTEGGIMAMECQYHRGLHLFEDLVIVEVVDAHNRPVPVGVYGNKVLLTVLFSRTQPLIRYEVSDRISVSSRTHCLCGRPFALLEDIEGRAPEVLHFPAHTGGQVAVIPHVFHRVMDTLPVSGWQIVQERDRLQVLLSGAPAGWKEEPLLEALRQALAEQGAMVPPIHIQHVAAIPRNASGKAPLIVSHIAHASKYQPGVLCEKKRER; encoded by the coding sequence ATGTCAACCAACGCTTTTCCGCCTCTGAGTTCATGGCAAGCCAACGATCCCGATCCCTACCTGCAGCATGAGCAGTGGACGCGCCAGCAATTGCAGGAGTATCAGGCGCGTGCTGTCCGGGCCTGCCGCGAGTATGCCTACGCGCACTCCCCTTTTTACCAGCGCTTCCACCGGGGACTGACCGATCGTCCCTTGCAGGAACTGCCTGTACTGACGAAGGTGATGCTGATGGAACACTTCGACGACATCGTCACTGACCGCGCGCTTCACCTACAAGACATCCAGGATTATCTGGCACATCCAGGTGGACAGGAGCGCTTTCTCAACCGCTACCGGGTGATGGTCACTTCCGGCAGCACGGGACAGCCCGGCGTGTTTCTGCGCGGGCCGGCGGAAGGCGCCGTTGTCTCGGTCGGCCTCTCACGTTTCCCCACCTGGGCCGGGGTAACACCAGGAAGCAAAGTCGCTGTCATTGGCTCGACCGCTCCCGAGCATATGTCGTCGCAGCTTCCCATCGCAGTAAATGGGCAAGTGCTGCCGAGACTCCACCTGTCAGCGAGCGACCCCGTGGAGGTGCTGGTGCGCCAACTCAACGAGTGGCAGCCAGACCTGATGGCAGGCTATCCTTCGATGATGCGCGTGCTGGCAGATGAGCAGAACCAGGGGCGGCTGCACATCGCCCCCAGGCTCCTCGTCAGTGTGTCCGAAACGCTGACGGAAGACACGAGACGACGCCTTGAGCAGACCTGGCGCACACGCCTCTTCAATATGTACGCCACCACGGAAGGAGGCATCATGGCAATGGAGTGTCAGTACCATCGCGGCCTGCATTTGTTCGAGGACCTGGTCATTGTAGAAGTGGTGGATGCACACAACCGTCCAGTCCCGGTAGGAGTATATGGAAACAAAGTGCTGCTCACCGTCCTTTTCAGCCGCACGCAGCCGCTTATTCGCTATGAGGTGAGTGATCGGATCAGCGTTTCCTCACGAACACACTGCCTGTGCGGGCGGCCTTTCGCCCTGCTTGAGGACATTGAGGGGCGCGCGCCGGAGGTGCTGCATTTCCCGGCGCATACAGGTGGGCAGGTGGCAGTAATTCCCCATGTGTTTCACCGGGTGATGGATACGCTGCCGGTCAGTGGGTGGCAGATCGTGCAGGAGCGTGACCGGTTGCAGGTACTCCTGAGCGGAGCACCTGCGGGATGGAAGGAGGAACCCCTGCTTGAGGCACTGCGGCAGGCACTGGCTGAGCAAGGAGCGATGGTACCACCTATCCATATTCAGCATGTGGCAGCCATTCCCAGGAACGCGAGTGGCAAGGCGCCGTTGATTGTCTCACATATCGCCCATGCGTCAAAGTACCAGCCTGGAGTTTTGTGCGAAAAGAAGAGGGAAAGATGA
- a CDS encoding FAD-binding oxidoreductase: MNPTTLHNFKANLHGELITPGDETYESARRVWNGMIDKYPALIARCADVADVVRAVQFARDQYLEVAVRGGGHSFAGNGTCDGGLVIDLSPMKRIQVDPVKCIASIQAGATLGECIHEIQKFGLGIPVGTASETGLAGLTLGGGTGWLMGKYGLTLDNLLAVEIVTADGRILWACPTNYPELFWAVRGGGGNFGIVTTFEFRLHPVSTLLAGMLIYPPSQAREVLSLYCDLTRTAPDELTASVALASTPDGLMLALGVCSCGSLTKGERFLEPLRTASNPLADMVRPMSYLELISMLDAFVLAGRCYYSKAHSLPTLSKEVFEAMIEAHAARPSPWTLIVLQHVHGAASRVGSTETAFALRKEYHSLQIMASWTENAVREAETTIKWVRNLWRATEPFASSGTYINFLGSEGDELAAVRASYGPNYERLVQVKHAYDPTNFFHLNHNITPTS, from the coding sequence ATGAATCCAACAACCCTTCACAATTTCAAAGCCAATCTCCACGGCGAACTGATCACGCCGGGCGATGAGACCTACGAGAGCGCCCGCCGGGTGTGGAATGGCATGATCGATAAATACCCGGCCTTGATTGCCCGTTGCGCTGATGTGGCTGACGTGGTGAGGGCCGTGCAGTTCGCGCGGGATCAGTATCTTGAGGTGGCTGTGCGTGGTGGCGGTCATAGCTTCGCAGGTAACGGAACCTGCGATGGAGGTCTCGTCATCGATCTGTCGCCGATGAAACGGATCCAGGTAGATCCGGTCAAGTGCATCGCTTCCATCCAGGCTGGTGCCACACTGGGAGAATGCATCCACGAGATCCAGAAATTCGGGCTAGGCATCCCGGTCGGAACAGCCTCGGAGACGGGCCTGGCCGGCCTCACGCTGGGCGGTGGCACCGGTTGGTTGATGGGCAAATATGGCCTCACGTTGGATAATCTGCTGGCCGTCGAAATCGTCACCGCCGATGGACGTATCCTTTGGGCCTGCCCTACCAACTATCCCGAGCTGTTCTGGGCCGTGCGTGGAGGTGGGGGCAACTTCGGGATTGTCACTACCTTCGAGTTCCGACTACACCCGGTCAGTACATTACTGGCAGGCATGCTGATCTATCCGCCGTCCCAGGCGAGAGAGGTCTTGAGCCTGTACTGCGATCTCACGCGCACCGCTCCCGACGAACTGACGGCTAGTGTAGCTCTGGCAAGCACTCCCGATGGGCTGATGCTGGCTCTCGGCGTCTGCTCCTGTGGGTCGTTGACGAAAGGCGAACGGTTCCTCGAACCACTCAGGACAGCCAGCAATCCGCTGGCCGACATGGTGCGTCCCATGTCCTACCTCGAACTCATCTCGATGCTCGATGCCTTCGTCCTAGCCGGGCGCTGCTACTATAGTAAGGCCCACTCGCTGCCCACGCTCTCTAAGGAGGTATTCGAGGCCATGATCGAGGCTCATGCAGCGCGTCCTTCGCCCTGGACGCTAATCGTGCTTCAGCATGTTCACGGCGCAGCCAGCCGTGTCGGTTCGACCGAGACCGCCTTTGCACTGCGCAAAGAGTATCACTCTCTGCAAATCATGGCCTCGTGGACTGAGAATGCGGTCCGCGAAGCAGAGACGACGATCAAGTGGGTGCGCAACCTCTGGAGGGCGACAGAGCCATTTGCGAGCAGTGGAACCTACATAAATTTCCTGGGCAGTGAGGGGGACGAGTTGGCAGCCGTGCGAGCCAGCTACGGCCCCAACTACGAGCGGCTGGTGCAGGTCAAGCACGCCTATGACCCCACGAACTTCTTTCATCTCAACCACAACATCACACCAACGAGCTAG